The nucleotide sequence TACAATATTTATTATCGTCGCTACGCTCCGATGACACTGGGTAGTTTCGCCGGAATACGCAATCGGCACAAGTCCAGAATCTAGAAATGAGATATTAGCATCTAATTTTAGAAGATATCGAATATGTGAAGAAAGAGGCACTGGGCTGGAAAAAACGATTTCGGCGATTGAGTTATCCGGGCTACCTCCTTTAAATTTTGAAGAAGGTGAAAATTATTTTAAAACTACAATATATACGCCAAAACCTTATGCTAAGATGTCAACTAGAGAACGCATACAGGCCTGCTATCAACATTCAGTAATTAAGTATTTATCCAATAGATCTTTGACCAATGCAAGCCTTAGGGAACGTTTTAAACTGAGTGAAAAACAGCGATCTGTTATTTCCAGGCTTATTAAAGATGCGTTTGATCAAAAAGTTATTAAACAAAAAGATCCAGATAATAGATCAGATAAGTTTGCTGAATATGTTCCGTATTGGGCCTAGTTTTTTAGTTGATTAGAAACCGGAAGTATAGTATAGAATGTTGTAGCTGTAAGGAATTTTTAGTTGATTGGGGCCCAATATTTGTAATAAATATATGCTACAATTAATAAGAAATAGTTATTTTAAAGTTACTTACCTATAAGCCATTTCACTGAGCTTTCGCCTAATAATAAAGGTTCGTGCAGTGGGAAGTCCGGGGAGCCAAACTTCAATCTAATCCAGCGATAGAATAACGAGTATGCCGTAACTGCCCTTTTTTATTGAGTACACCCAGTTTTACCATTTCTTGCAAGTCTCTGGTCGTTGTTGCATTGGAAGCGCCGGTTATGCTTTTGTAATTACCTGCACTGAGACCACCTTGAAAGCCATCAAGTCCTTCCCGAAAAAATCGCTGGAGTGCTTTGAGTTGTCTTTCGTTTAATATTGTCTTATAAGTATCGAATATTCTTGTTTTTTTAATGGTAAACTCTATAGTTCTTGATGTGAGCTGCAGTGCGTTGAGGACAGTATTGGCAAAATAAATGATATATTCTGTTATTTCCAGTTCCTGATTGCTCTGTTCCAGGATTTGGTAATACTGTTTGCGATTCCGCTGAATAATAGTGGATAATGACATTAACACCGGGTGCCCAAAAGCCTGTGATACAATTTTTTCAGCTAATGCTCTGGCAATCCTTCCATTCCCATCCTCAAACGGATGTATAGAAACAAAATACAGATGCGCTATGGCGGCATTTATTATTGTACGTAGACTGGCGCTTTTTTCTTTGGCAGCGTTATTATACCACTGAACAAATATGGTCATTTCGTTCGGTACGTCACTCGACGGGGGCGCTTCGAAATGAATCTTTGGTTTATGAATATATCCAGAGACTATTTGCATAGATTCTTCATGAGTTCTATAAGTGCCGATATTGTTGATATCTGTTCGGCCGTTTGTTAAACTGCAATGCCAGTTGTACAAATATTCATGGTTGAGAGGTACATCATAAGTCTTATAGAGATTAGTCATCATCTCCGCAATGCCTTTTTCTCTGGGGAGTATGGTGTTATCTCCCTGTTGCAGGCCAAGATTCTTTCTGATGGAAGATTGAACACTGTTTCTGTCCAGGTGTTCTCCTTCTATTTCTGAGGTGTTGAGTGCCTCTTCACTGATAATTTCGACCAGGAGTTCTTTCTTGTTATCATCATCCACATGCTGATAGGCTCCATACACAAATCCGATCTTTGTTAAGAACTCTGTCTCATAGGGTTGAATCCTTGATATATCGTAGAAGAAATTTGGCCAGTCTTTTTGTTGCCAGTTCCATTGCATGAGTTATATACCCCTATTATATAACTCATATAATAACAATAAGTGAGTTATAAGTCAAAGCTCTATAACTCATATATGCTTTTAGAGACATCTATATCCAGGATGTTTGAGTTTGCGAATGATACCATATCAGAAAAACCTGTTTTAGGTTCTGATGGACGTCCAGTCTGGGGAGCCAATCTTTAATCTAATCCAGCAATAAAAGGCTGTACTCCAGTGATGGGGGAATCCTGAGTAACCACATACTATTACTGACCTTATACCGGACTTACACAATCCTTCCATCTAGCATCCGGACCTGGCGTGATGCTTTGCCTGCTACTGCTGGATCATGAGTGACCATAACAATAGTCGTATGACGGCTCTTATTCGTTTCACAGAAGATGTCCATTACGATCTCTGCGTTTTTGGAATCAAGATTGCCTGTTGGCTCATCGGCGAATATGTATGACGGGTCAAGGATCAATGCCCTTGCTATTGCCACCCGTTGTTGTTCCCCGCCTGATAGCTGCCTTGGAAGCCTGTTTGTTTTATCTCCCAGATCAAACTGGAAAAGCAATGATTCTGCTTTTTCGCGCAGCTGTTTATCACGGCCGGCTTTCCTTGCAGGCATCAATACGTTCTCTATTGCAGTGAGCTCTGACAGCAGGTAATGAAACTGAAAGACAACCCCCACCTTTTCATTTCGGAAACGCTCCAAATCCCTTTCCGCCATGGCTGTAATATTGATCCTGTCTATCTCGAGGATTCCTTCAGTGGGATTATCGAGTGTACTGAGGATATAGATAAGGGTACTCTTCCCGGATCCTGATCGCCCTGTCAATGCTATAAAATCTCCATCATCGATACTCAGGTCTATCCGACTGAGGATCCTGGTTGCTGTATCTCCGACTGTTTTGCCGACATTATGTGCAACGATTCCCACTTATTCGGCCCCCGAACGAATGATCTCAATAGGAGTCAGTTTACCTGCATTAACAGCAGGAAGGATACTGGCAAGTGAGGCAGAGGCTAGCCCCAGGATCACTGCCCATACATAAATGGCAGGGGCAAGGGATATCTGCAGAAACCCGGATCCACCCATCGGTCCTCCTCCAAATGATACAGTCTGCAGGTAGCGGCTAAACAGGTATCCGCAGAAGAGACCGAGGAGAGACCCCGCGACGCCCAGTATCAGTCCCTGTGCAAAAAAGAGCCAGACAATATCCAGCCTACTGTAGCCCATAGAACGGAGTATAGCAATATCCCGCTGCTTCTGCATAACGGTCATAGCAAGAACATTATAAATGCCGAATCCGGCAACGACCAGTGTCGCACCGATTGTTAAATATCTTACAGCGTCCTGGATACGAAAAACATTAAAGAAGGAGGCGTTTTTTTGGTCCCAGCTTTCTACTTTCTCCGGAGTGATCGCAGACCAGGTGTTGGCGATTGCGGATGACTGTGAGTAGTCATAGAGCCTGATCGCAATAGTGTTCACTCTGTTAGGGGTTTGACTGATCCTCTGTACATCTTCAATAAGCCCGTAAGCGAACCGGTCTGCTTCCTTATTTCCTGTTTTAAATACAGCAACCACTTTGAAGGGTGCGTTTTGGCCGGCAACGGATACCATCACATTCTGGCCGATGCGCACTCCAAGGAGCTTTTTTAGTTCATCACCGATGGCGATCTTGTTCCCGCCTATTCCGATATTTCCAAAATTCCCCTCAGCGATTTCCTCGCCGATCGATGTTACTTTTATCTGCTGCTCCGGATCACACCCTATCAGGGTTGAGGGTACTGTCGACGTTCCGCTGCTGATTATGACCGATGTTGTCAGTTGCGGAGTGTAATACTCGACCCGGCGATCGGTACCCAAGACCTTATACCAGTTTTGGGGGCTTCTTATGGTATCGCTGTCTTTCCTTCCTGAGGGGGGAACAATCCAGAATATATATTGATAGCGCTTTCCGAAGAACGACTTATCAAGGGAATGTTCAGTCAGGAACTCTTCTCTCGGTTGTATAGTAATATGCGGGTTGTTGTTCACCAGCTGTTCGACCAGATACTCCCTGAAACCAATCATCATCCCTGAGATAACAATATAGGCCATGCTGCCAAAGAAGATCCCCAGAAAGGTCAGGATCGTTTGCCTGCGTCTCGATAACAGGTATCGTATCGCCAGAAATATCATTGTCCTCTCCCCCGGCT is from Candidatus Margulisiibacteriota bacterium and encodes:
- a CDS encoding DUF4172 domain-containing protein, with protein sequence MQWNWQQKDWPNFFYDISRIQPYETEFLTKIGFVYGAYQHVDDDNKKELLVEIISEEALNTSEIEGEHLDRNSVQSSIRKNLGLQQGDNTILPREKGIAEMMTNLYKTYDVPLNHEYLYNWHCSLTNGRTDINNIGTYRTHEESMQIVSGYIHKPKIHFEAPPSSDVPNEMTIFVQWYNNAAKEKSASLRTIINAAIAHLYFVSIHPFEDGNGRIARALAEKIVSQAFGHPVLMSLSTIIQRNRKQYYQILEQSNQELEITEYIIYFANTVLNALQLTSRTIEFTIKKTRIFDTYKTILNERQLKALQRFFREGLDGFQGGLSAGNYKSITGASNATTTRDLQEMVKLGVLNKKGQLRHTRYSIAGLD
- a CDS encoding ATP-binding protein, giving the protein MGIVAHNVGKTVGDTATRILSRIDLSIDDGDFIALTGRSGSGKSTLIYILSTLDNPTEGILEIDRINITAMAERDLERFRNEKVGVVFQFHYLLSELTAIENVLMPARKAGRDKQLREKAESLLFQFDLGDKTNRLPRQLSGGEQQRVAIARALILDPSYIFADEPTGNLDSKNAEIVMDIFCETNKSRHTTIVMVTHDPAVAGKASRQVRMLDGRIV
- a CDS encoding ABC transporter permease, which gives rise to MDQPGERTMIFLAIRYLLSRRRQTILTFLGIFFGSMAYIVISGMMIGFREYLVEQLVNNNPHITIQPREEFLTEHSLDKSFFGKRYQYIFWIVPPSGRKDSDTIRSPQNWYKVLGTDRRVEYYTPQLTTSVIISSGTSTVPSTLIGCDPEQQIKVTSIGEEIAEGNFGNIGIGGNKIAIGDELKKLLGVRIGQNVMVSVAGQNAPFKVVAVFKTGNKEADRFAYGLIEDVQRISQTPNRVNTIAIRLYDYSQSSAIANTWSAITPEKVESWDQKNASFFNVFRIQDAVRYLTIGATLVVAGFGIYNVLAMTVMQKQRDIAILRSMGYSRLDIVWLFFAQGLILGVAGSLLGLFCGYLFSRYLQTVSFGGGPMGGSGFLQISLAPAIYVWAVILGLASASLASILPAVNAGKLTPIEIIRSGAE